The Physeter macrocephalus isolate SW-GA chromosome 13, ASM283717v5, whole genome shotgun sequence genome window below encodes:
- the SUPT20H gene encoding transcription factor SPT20 homolog isoform X11 — MQQALELALDRAEYVIESARQRPPKRKYLSSGRKSIFQKLYDLYIEECEKEPEVKQKLRRNVNLLEKLVMQETLSCLVVNLYPGNEGYSLMLRGKNGSDSETIRLPYEEGELLEYLDAEELPPILVDLLEKSQVNIFHCGCVIAEIRDYRQSSNMKSPGYQSRHILLRPTMQTLICDVHSITSDNHKWTQEDKLLLESQLILATAEPLCLDPSIAVTCTANRLLYNKQKMNTRPMKRCFKRYSRSSLNRQQDLSHCPPPPQLKLLDFLQKRKERKAGQHYDLKISKAGNCVDMWKRSPCHLAIPSEVDVEKYAKVEKSIKSDDSQPTVWPAHDVKDDYIFECEAGNPYQKTKLTILQSLGDPLYYGKIQPCKEDEESDSQMSPSHFSTDDHSNWFIIGSKTDAERVVSQYQELVQNEAKCPVKMSHSSSGSASLSQPSPGKEAEQPETLSVQSSVLGKGVKHRPPPIKLPSSSGNSSSGNYFTPQQVSSFLKSPTPPPASKPPSLSRKSSMDLNQVSMLSPAALSPASSSQRTTATQVMANSAGLNFINVVGSVCGAQALMSGSNPMLGCNTGAITPAGINLSGLLPSGGLLPNALPSAMQAASQAGVPFGLKNTSSLRPLNLLQLPGGSLIFNTLQQQQQQLSQFTPQQPQQPTTSSPQQPGEQGSEQCCTSQEQALSAQHTAVINLAGVGSYMQSQAAVLSQLGSAENRPEQSLPQQRFQLSSAFQQQQQQIQVIQQLHSGYIFKDTLLQNSCGSCSIKWLWQQQHRQLSYIIIGIQAASQKVK, encoded by the exons cagaaattaagaagaaatgtGAACTTGTTAGAGAAGCTTGTTATGCAGGAGACATTGTCATGTTTAGTGGTCAACCTATACCCAGGAAATGAGGGATACTCTCTGATgctcaggggaaaaaatggatcAG attctgAGACCATTCGACTGCCTTATGAAGAAGGGGAATTACTTGAATACTTGGATGCAGAAGAATTACCTCCTATTTTGGTTGATCTCCTAGAAAAATCTCAG GTTAATATTTTTCACTGTGGATGTGTCATAGCAGAAATACGTGACTACAGGCAGTCCAGTAACATGAAATCTCCTGGTTACCAAAGTAGGCACATTCTCTTACGTCCAACAATGCAG acTTTAATCTGTGATGTACATTCAATAACAAGTGATAACCATAAATGGACCCAG GAAGACAAACTTTTGCTTGAGAGCCAACTTATTCTAGCTACAGCTGAACCACTGTGTCTTGATCCTTCTATAGCTGTAACCTGCACTGCAAACAGGCTGCTCTATAACAAGCAAAAGATGAACACGCGCCCAATGAAACG GTGTTTCAAGAGGTATTCCAGGTCCTCTCTGAATCGGCAGCAGGATCTGTCTCATTGTCCACCTCCTCCTCAGCTAAAATTACTTGATTtcttacaaaaaagaaaggaaagaaaagcaggtcAGCATTATGACCTCAAAATTTCTAAAGCAGGAAAC tgTGTGGATATGTGGAAACGGAGTCCCTGTCATTTGGCCATACCGTCTGAAGTGGAT GTGGAAAAATATGCCAAAGTGGAAAAATCTATCAAATCTGATGACTCACAACCAACAGTCTGGCCAGCCCAT GATGTAAAAGATGACTATATATTTGAATGTGAAGCTGGTAATCCATATCAGAAAACAAAGCTGACCATTTTGCAGTCACTTGGTGATCCACTTTACTATGGTAAAATACAGCCATGTAAAGAAGATGAAGAGAGTGACAGTCAGATGTCTCCATCCCA cTTCTCCACAGATGATCATTCAAATtg gtTCATTATTGGATCAAAGACTGATGCTGAGAG AGTAGTCAGTCAGTACCAGGAACTGGTCCAGAACGAAGCCAAATGTCCAGTGAAGATGTCGCATAGCTCCAGTGGCTCAGCGAGCTTGAGTCAGCCTTCTccagggaaggaagcagaa CAGCCTGAGACCCTGTCAGTTCAGTCTTCAGTACTGGGGAAGGGAGTAAAACATCGACCTCCACCCATCAAACTTCCCTCAAGCTCAGGAAATAGTTCCTCAG gTAACTATTTTACACCACAACAGGTCAGCAGCTTTCTTAAATCTCCaactcctcctcctgcttctaaGCCACCAAGTCTTTCTCGGAAGTCATCCATGGATCTCAATCAAGTTAGCATGCTTTCTCCAGCTGCCCTGTCACCTGCCAGTTCATCACAAA GAACCACGGCCACCCAAGTCATGGCAAACTCTGCTGGACTTAACTTCATCAATGTAGTGGGCTCTGTTTG TGGAGCTCAAGCTTTGATGAGTGGTTCAAACCCTATGCTGGGCTGTAACACTGGTGCCATAACTCCTGCAGGAATAAACTTGAGTGGCCTTCTACCCTCAGGAGGTCTGCTACCAAATGCATTGCCCAGTGCAATGCAGGCAGCTTCTCAAGCAG GTGTtccatttggtttaaaaaatacttcaagtCTCAGGCCCTTAAATCTACTGCAG CTTCCAGGTGGCTCGCTCATTTTTAACACactgcaacagcagcagcagcagctttctCAGTTTACACCACAGCAACCTCAGCAACCCACGACTTCTAGTCCTCAACAGCCAGGGGAGCAG ggTTCTGAACAATGTTGTACCAGTCAAGAACAGGCCTTATCTGCTCAGCACACTGCAGTTATTAACCTTGCTGGAGTAGGAAGTTATATGCAGTCACAGGCAGCTG TGTTGTCTCAGCTTGGCTCTGCCGAGAACAGACCTGAGCAAAGCCTTCCTCAGCAGAGATTCCAGCTCTCCTCTGCCtttcaacagcagcagcaacagatCCAAGTAATCCAGCAACTTCACTctggttacatttttaaagatactctGCTCCAAAA CAGTTGCGGTTCTTGCAGCATCAAATGGCTATGGCAGCAGCAGCACAGACAGCTCAGCTACATCATCATCGGCATACAGGCAGCCAgtcaaaaagtaaaatga
- the SUPT20H gene encoding transcription factor SPT20 homolog isoform X6, translating into MYVIESARQRPPKRKYLSSGRKSIFQKLYDLYIEECEKEPEVKQKLRRNVNLLEKLVMQETLSCLVVNLYPGNEGYSLMLRGKNGSDSETIRLPYEEGELLEYLDAEELPPILVDLLEKSQVNIFHCGCVIAEIRDYRQSSNMKSPGYQSRHILLRPTMQTLICDVHSITSDNHKWTQEDKLLLESQLILATAEPLCLDPSIAVTCTANRLLYNKQKMNTRPMKRCFKRYSRSSLNRQQDLSHCPPPPQLKLLDFLQKRKERKAGQHYDLKISKAGNCVDMWKRSPCHLAIPSEVDVEKYAKVEKSIKSDDSQPTVWPAHDVKDDYIFECEAGNPYQKTKLTILQSLGDPLYYGKIQPCKEDEESDSQMSPSHFSTDDHSNWFIIGSKTDAERVVSQYQELVQNEAKCPVKMSHSSSGSASLSQPSPGKEAEQPETLSVQSSVLGKGVKHRPPPIKLPSSSGNSSSGNYFTPQQVSSFLKSPTPPPASKPPSLSRKSSMDLNQVSMLSPAALSPASSSQRSGTPKPSTPTPTPSSTPHPPDAQSSTPITPSATPTPQDSGFTPQPTLLTQFAQQQRSLSQAMPVTTIPLSTMVTSITTGTTATQVMANSAGLNFINVVGSVCGAQALMSGSNPMLGCNTGAITPAGINLSGLLPSGGLLPNALPSAMQAASQAGVPFGLKNTSSLRPLNLLQLPGGSLIFNTLQQQQQQLSQFTPQQPQQPTTSSPQQPGEQGSEQCCTSQEQALSAQHTAVINLAGVGSYMQSQAAVLSQLGSAENRPEQSLPQQRFQLSSAFQQQQQQIQVIQQLHSGYIFKDTLLQNSCGSCSIKWLWQQQHRQLSYIIIGIQAASQKVK; encoded by the exons cagaaattaagaagaaatgtGAACTTGTTAGAGAAGCTTGTTATGCAGGAGACATTGTCATGTTTAGTGGTCAACCTATACCCAGGAAATGAGGGATACTCTCTGATgctcaggggaaaaaatggatcAG attctgAGACCATTCGACTGCCTTATGAAGAAGGGGAATTACTTGAATACTTGGATGCAGAAGAATTACCTCCTATTTTGGTTGATCTCCTAGAAAAATCTCAG GTTAATATTTTTCACTGTGGATGTGTCATAGCAGAAATACGTGACTACAGGCAGTCCAGTAACATGAAATCTCCTGGTTACCAAAGTAGGCACATTCTCTTACGTCCAACAATGCAG acTTTAATCTGTGATGTACATTCAATAACAAGTGATAACCATAAATGGACCCAG GAAGACAAACTTTTGCTTGAGAGCCAACTTATTCTAGCTACAGCTGAACCACTGTGTCTTGATCCTTCTATAGCTGTAACCTGCACTGCAAACAGGCTGCTCTATAACAAGCAAAAGATGAACACGCGCCCAATGAAACG GTGTTTCAAGAGGTATTCCAGGTCCTCTCTGAATCGGCAGCAGGATCTGTCTCATTGTCCACCTCCTCCTCAGCTAAAATTACTTGATTtcttacaaaaaagaaaggaaagaaaagcaggtcAGCATTATGACCTCAAAATTTCTAAAGCAGGAAAC tgTGTGGATATGTGGAAACGGAGTCCCTGTCATTTGGCCATACCGTCTGAAGTGGAT GTGGAAAAATATGCCAAAGTGGAAAAATCTATCAAATCTGATGACTCACAACCAACAGTCTGGCCAGCCCAT GATGTAAAAGATGACTATATATTTGAATGTGAAGCTGGTAATCCATATCAGAAAACAAAGCTGACCATTTTGCAGTCACTTGGTGATCCACTTTACTATGGTAAAATACAGCCATGTAAAGAAGATGAAGAGAGTGACAGTCAGATGTCTCCATCCCA cTTCTCCACAGATGATCATTCAAATtg gtTCATTATTGGATCAAAGACTGATGCTGAGAG AGTAGTCAGTCAGTACCAGGAACTGGTCCAGAACGAAGCCAAATGTCCAGTGAAGATGTCGCATAGCTCCAGTGGCTCAGCGAGCTTGAGTCAGCCTTCTccagggaaggaagcagaa CAGCCTGAGACCCTGTCAGTTCAGTCTTCAGTACTGGGGAAGGGAGTAAAACATCGACCTCCACCCATCAAACTTCCCTCAAGCTCAGGAAATAGTTCCTCAG gTAACTATTTTACACCACAACAGGTCAGCAGCTTTCTTAAATCTCCaactcctcctcctgcttctaaGCCACCAAGTCTTTCTCGGAAGTCATCCATGGATCTCAATCAAGTTAGCATGCTTTCTCCAGCTGCCCTGTCACCTGCCAGTTCATCACAAA GATCTGGAACTCCTAAGCCATCTACTCCTACACCAACCCCTTCATCGACCCCACACCCTCCTGATGCTCAGAGCTCAACTCCTATTACCCCTTCAGCTACCCCTACTCCCCAAGATTCAGGCTTCACCCCTCAGCCCACTTTGTTAACTCAGTTTGCTCAGCAGCAAAGGTCTCTGAGCCAGGCAATGCCTGTAACAACCATTCCTCTTTCCACCATGGTAACATCTATAACTACAGGAACCACGGCCACCCAAGTCATGGCAAACTCTGCTGGACTTAACTTCATCAATGTAGTGGGCTCTGTTTG TGGAGCTCAAGCTTTGATGAGTGGTTCAAACCCTATGCTGGGCTGTAACACTGGTGCCATAACTCCTGCAGGAATAAACTTGAGTGGCCTTCTACCCTCAGGAGGTCTGCTACCAAATGCATTGCCCAGTGCAATGCAGGCAGCTTCTCAAGCAG GTGTtccatttggtttaaaaaatacttcaagtCTCAGGCCCTTAAATCTACTGCAG CTTCCAGGTGGCTCGCTCATTTTTAACACactgcaacagcagcagcagcagctttctCAGTTTACACCACAGCAACCTCAGCAACCCACGACTTCTAGTCCTCAACAGCCAGGGGAGCAG ggTTCTGAACAATGTTGTACCAGTCAAGAACAGGCCTTATCTGCTCAGCACACTGCAGTTATTAACCTTGCTGGAGTAGGAAGTTATATGCAGTCACAGGCAGCTG TGTTGTCTCAGCTTGGCTCTGCCGAGAACAGACCTGAGCAAAGCCTTCCTCAGCAGAGATTCCAGCTCTCCTCTGCCtttcaacagcagcagcaacagatCCAAGTAATCCAGCAACTTCACTctggttacatttttaaagatactctGCTCCAAAA CAGTTGCGGTTCTTGCAGCATCAAATGGCTATGGCAGCAGCAGCACAGACAGCTCAGCTACATCATCATCGGCATACAGGCAGCCAgtcaaaaagtaaaatga
- the SUPT20H gene encoding transcription factor SPT20 homolog isoform X2 produces the protein MQQALELALDRAEYVIESARQRPPKRKYLSSGRKSIFQKLYDLYIEECEKEPEVKKLRRNVNLLEKLVMQETLSCLVVNLYPGNEGYSLMLRGKNGSDSETIRLPYEEGELLEYLDAEELPPILVDLLEKSQVNIFHCGCVIAEIRDYRQSSNMKSPGYQSRHILLRPTMQTLICDVHSITSDNHKWTQEDKLLLESQLILATAEPLCLDPSIAVTCTANRLLYNKQKMNTRPMKRCFKRYSRSSLNRQQDLSHCPPPPQLKLLDFLQKRKERKAGQHYDLKISKAGNCVDMWKRSPCHLAIPSEVDVEKYAKVEKSIKSDDSQPTVWPAHDVKDDYIFECEAGNPYQKTKLTILQSLGDPLYYGKIQPCKEDEESDSQMSPSHFSTDDHSNWFIIGSKTDAERVVSQYQELVQNEAKCPVKMSHSSSGSASLSQPSPGKEAEQPETLSVQSSVLGKGVKHRPPPIKLPSSSGNSSSGNYFTPQQVSSFLKSPTPPPASKPPSLSRKSSMDLNQVSMLSPAALSPASSSQRSGTPKPSTPTPTPSSTPHPPDAQSSTPITPSATPTPQDSGFTPQPTLLTQFAQQQRSLSQAMPVTTIPLSTMVTSITTGTTATQVMANSAGLNFINVVGSVCGAQALMSGSNPMLGCNTGAITPAGINLSGLLPSGGLLPNALPSAMQAASQAGVPFGLKNTSSLRPLNLLQLPGGSLIFNTLQQQQQQLSQFTPQQPQQPTTSSPQQPGEQGSEQCCTSQEQALSAQHTAVINLAGVGSYMQSQAAVLSQLGSAENRPEQSLPQQRFQLSSAFQQQQQQIQVIQQLHSGYIFKDTLLQNSCGSCSIKWLWQQQHRQLSYIIIGIQAASQKVK, from the exons aaattaagaagaaatgtGAACTTGTTAGAGAAGCTTGTTATGCAGGAGACATTGTCATGTTTAGTGGTCAACCTATACCCAGGAAATGAGGGATACTCTCTGATgctcaggggaaaaaatggatcAG attctgAGACCATTCGACTGCCTTATGAAGAAGGGGAATTACTTGAATACTTGGATGCAGAAGAATTACCTCCTATTTTGGTTGATCTCCTAGAAAAATCTCAG GTTAATATTTTTCACTGTGGATGTGTCATAGCAGAAATACGTGACTACAGGCAGTCCAGTAACATGAAATCTCCTGGTTACCAAAGTAGGCACATTCTCTTACGTCCAACAATGCAG acTTTAATCTGTGATGTACATTCAATAACAAGTGATAACCATAAATGGACCCAG GAAGACAAACTTTTGCTTGAGAGCCAACTTATTCTAGCTACAGCTGAACCACTGTGTCTTGATCCTTCTATAGCTGTAACCTGCACTGCAAACAGGCTGCTCTATAACAAGCAAAAGATGAACACGCGCCCAATGAAACG GTGTTTCAAGAGGTATTCCAGGTCCTCTCTGAATCGGCAGCAGGATCTGTCTCATTGTCCACCTCCTCCTCAGCTAAAATTACTTGATTtcttacaaaaaagaaaggaaagaaaagcaggtcAGCATTATGACCTCAAAATTTCTAAAGCAGGAAAC tgTGTGGATATGTGGAAACGGAGTCCCTGTCATTTGGCCATACCGTCTGAAGTGGAT GTGGAAAAATATGCCAAAGTGGAAAAATCTATCAAATCTGATGACTCACAACCAACAGTCTGGCCAGCCCAT GATGTAAAAGATGACTATATATTTGAATGTGAAGCTGGTAATCCATATCAGAAAACAAAGCTGACCATTTTGCAGTCACTTGGTGATCCACTTTACTATGGTAAAATACAGCCATGTAAAGAAGATGAAGAGAGTGACAGTCAGATGTCTCCATCCCA cTTCTCCACAGATGATCATTCAAATtg gtTCATTATTGGATCAAAGACTGATGCTGAGAG AGTAGTCAGTCAGTACCAGGAACTGGTCCAGAACGAAGCCAAATGTCCAGTGAAGATGTCGCATAGCTCCAGTGGCTCAGCGAGCTTGAGTCAGCCTTCTccagggaaggaagcagaa CAGCCTGAGACCCTGTCAGTTCAGTCTTCAGTACTGGGGAAGGGAGTAAAACATCGACCTCCACCCATCAAACTTCCCTCAAGCTCAGGAAATAGTTCCTCAG gTAACTATTTTACACCACAACAGGTCAGCAGCTTTCTTAAATCTCCaactcctcctcctgcttctaaGCCACCAAGTCTTTCTCGGAAGTCATCCATGGATCTCAATCAAGTTAGCATGCTTTCTCCAGCTGCCCTGTCACCTGCCAGTTCATCACAAA GATCTGGAACTCCTAAGCCATCTACTCCTACACCAACCCCTTCATCGACCCCACACCCTCCTGATGCTCAGAGCTCAACTCCTATTACCCCTTCAGCTACCCCTACTCCCCAAGATTCAGGCTTCACCCCTCAGCCCACTTTGTTAACTCAGTTTGCTCAGCAGCAAAGGTCTCTGAGCCAGGCAATGCCTGTAACAACCATTCCTCTTTCCACCATGGTAACATCTATAACTACAGGAACCACGGCCACCCAAGTCATGGCAAACTCTGCTGGACTTAACTTCATCAATGTAGTGGGCTCTGTTTG TGGAGCTCAAGCTTTGATGAGTGGTTCAAACCCTATGCTGGGCTGTAACACTGGTGCCATAACTCCTGCAGGAATAAACTTGAGTGGCCTTCTACCCTCAGGAGGTCTGCTACCAAATGCATTGCCCAGTGCAATGCAGGCAGCTTCTCAAGCAG GTGTtccatttggtttaaaaaatacttcaagtCTCAGGCCCTTAAATCTACTGCAG CTTCCAGGTGGCTCGCTCATTTTTAACACactgcaacagcagcagcagcagctttctCAGTTTACACCACAGCAACCTCAGCAACCCACGACTTCTAGTCCTCAACAGCCAGGGGAGCAG ggTTCTGAACAATGTTGTACCAGTCAAGAACAGGCCTTATCTGCTCAGCACACTGCAGTTATTAACCTTGCTGGAGTAGGAAGTTATATGCAGTCACAGGCAGCTG TGTTGTCTCAGCTTGGCTCTGCCGAGAACAGACCTGAGCAAAGCCTTCCTCAGCAGAGATTCCAGCTCTCCTCTGCCtttcaacagcagcagcaacagatCCAAGTAATCCAGCAACTTCACTctggttacatttttaaagatactctGCTCCAAAA CAGTTGCGGTTCTTGCAGCATCAAATGGCTATGGCAGCAGCAGCACAGACAGCTCAGCTACATCATCATCGGCATACAGGCAGCCAgtcaaaaagtaaaatga
- the SUPT20H gene encoding transcription factor SPT20 homolog isoform X3: MQQALELALDRAEYVIESARQRPPKRKYLSSGRKSIFQKLYDLYIEECEKEPEVKQKLRRNVNLLEKLVMQETLSCLVVNLYPGNEGYSLMLRGKNGSDSETIRLPYEEGELLEYLDAEELPPILVDLLEKSQVNIFHCGCVIAEIRDYRQSSNMKSPGYQSRHILLRPTMQTLICDVHSITSDNHKWTQEDKLLLESQLILATAEPLCLDPSIAVTCTANRLLYNKQKMNTRPMKRCFKRYSRSSLNRQQDLSHCPPPPQLKLLDFLQKRKERKAGQHYDLKISKAGNCVDMWKRSPCHLAIPSEVDVEKYAKVEKSIKSDDSQPTVWPAHDVKDDYIFECEAGNPYQKTKLTILQSLGDPLYYGKIQPCKEDEESDSQMSPSHFSTDDHSNWFIIGSKTDAERVVSQYQELVQNEAKCPVKMSHSSSGSASLSQPSPGKEAEPETLSVQSSVLGKGVKHRPPPIKLPSSSGNSSSGNYFTPQQVSSFLKSPTPPPASKPPSLSRKSSMDLNQVSMLSPAALSPASSSQRSGTPKPSTPTPTPSSTPHPPDAQSSTPITPSATPTPQDSGFTPQPTLLTQFAQQQRSLSQAMPVTTIPLSTMVTSITTGTTATQVMANSAGLNFINVVGSVCGAQALMSGSNPMLGCNTGAITPAGINLSGLLPSGGLLPNALPSAMQAASQAGVPFGLKNTSSLRPLNLLQLPGGSLIFNTLQQQQQQLSQFTPQQPQQPTTSSPQQPGEQGSEQCCTSQEQALSAQHTAVINLAGVGSYMQSQAAVLSQLGSAENRPEQSLPQQRFQLSSAFQQQQQQIQVIQQLHSGYIFKDTLLQNSCGSCSIKWLWQQQHRQLSYIIIGIQAASQKVK, encoded by the exons cagaaattaagaagaaatgtGAACTTGTTAGAGAAGCTTGTTATGCAGGAGACATTGTCATGTTTAGTGGTCAACCTATACCCAGGAAATGAGGGATACTCTCTGATgctcaggggaaaaaatggatcAG attctgAGACCATTCGACTGCCTTATGAAGAAGGGGAATTACTTGAATACTTGGATGCAGAAGAATTACCTCCTATTTTGGTTGATCTCCTAGAAAAATCTCAG GTTAATATTTTTCACTGTGGATGTGTCATAGCAGAAATACGTGACTACAGGCAGTCCAGTAACATGAAATCTCCTGGTTACCAAAGTAGGCACATTCTCTTACGTCCAACAATGCAG acTTTAATCTGTGATGTACATTCAATAACAAGTGATAACCATAAATGGACCCAG GAAGACAAACTTTTGCTTGAGAGCCAACTTATTCTAGCTACAGCTGAACCACTGTGTCTTGATCCTTCTATAGCTGTAACCTGCACTGCAAACAGGCTGCTCTATAACAAGCAAAAGATGAACACGCGCCCAATGAAACG GTGTTTCAAGAGGTATTCCAGGTCCTCTCTGAATCGGCAGCAGGATCTGTCTCATTGTCCACCTCCTCCTCAGCTAAAATTACTTGATTtcttacaaaaaagaaaggaaagaaaagcaggtcAGCATTATGACCTCAAAATTTCTAAAGCAGGAAAC tgTGTGGATATGTGGAAACGGAGTCCCTGTCATTTGGCCATACCGTCTGAAGTGGAT GTGGAAAAATATGCCAAAGTGGAAAAATCTATCAAATCTGATGACTCACAACCAACAGTCTGGCCAGCCCAT GATGTAAAAGATGACTATATATTTGAATGTGAAGCTGGTAATCCATATCAGAAAACAAAGCTGACCATTTTGCAGTCACTTGGTGATCCACTTTACTATGGTAAAATACAGCCATGTAAAGAAGATGAAGAGAGTGACAGTCAGATGTCTCCATCCCA cTTCTCCACAGATGATCATTCAAATtg gtTCATTATTGGATCAAAGACTGATGCTGAGAG AGTAGTCAGTCAGTACCAGGAACTGGTCCAGAACGAAGCCAAATGTCCAGTGAAGATGTCGCATAGCTCCAGTGGCTCAGCGAGCTTGAGTCAGCCTTCTccagggaaggaagcagaa CCTGAGACCCTGTCAGTTCAGTCTTCAGTACTGGGGAAGGGAGTAAAACATCGACCTCCACCCATCAAACTTCCCTCAAGCTCAGGAAATAGTTCCTCAG gTAACTATTTTACACCACAACAGGTCAGCAGCTTTCTTAAATCTCCaactcctcctcctgcttctaaGCCACCAAGTCTTTCTCGGAAGTCATCCATGGATCTCAATCAAGTTAGCATGCTTTCTCCAGCTGCCCTGTCACCTGCCAGTTCATCACAAA GATCTGGAACTCCTAAGCCATCTACTCCTACACCAACCCCTTCATCGACCCCACACCCTCCTGATGCTCAGAGCTCAACTCCTATTACCCCTTCAGCTACCCCTACTCCCCAAGATTCAGGCTTCACCCCTCAGCCCACTTTGTTAACTCAGTTTGCTCAGCAGCAAAGGTCTCTGAGCCAGGCAATGCCTGTAACAACCATTCCTCTTTCCACCATGGTAACATCTATAACTACAGGAACCACGGCCACCCAAGTCATGGCAAACTCTGCTGGACTTAACTTCATCAATGTAGTGGGCTCTGTTTG TGGAGCTCAAGCTTTGATGAGTGGTTCAAACCCTATGCTGGGCTGTAACACTGGTGCCATAACTCCTGCAGGAATAAACTTGAGTGGCCTTCTACCCTCAGGAGGTCTGCTACCAAATGCATTGCCCAGTGCAATGCAGGCAGCTTCTCAAGCAG GTGTtccatttggtttaaaaaatacttcaagtCTCAGGCCCTTAAATCTACTGCAG CTTCCAGGTGGCTCGCTCATTTTTAACACactgcaacagcagcagcagcagctttctCAGTTTACACCACAGCAACCTCAGCAACCCACGACTTCTAGTCCTCAACAGCCAGGGGAGCAG ggTTCTGAACAATGTTGTACCAGTCAAGAACAGGCCTTATCTGCTCAGCACACTGCAGTTATTAACCTTGCTGGAGTAGGAAGTTATATGCAGTCACAGGCAGCTG TGTTGTCTCAGCTTGGCTCTGCCGAGAACAGACCTGAGCAAAGCCTTCCTCAGCAGAGATTCCAGCTCTCCTCTGCCtttcaacagcagcagcaacagatCCAAGTAATCCAGCAACTTCACTctggttacatttttaaagatactctGCTCCAAAA CAGTTGCGGTTCTTGCAGCATCAAATGGCTATGGCAGCAGCAGCACAGACAGCTCAGCTACATCATCATCGGCATACAGGCAGCCAgtcaaaaagtaaaatga